CCCGACAGCCTCTGAGCCGACGGGGCGAGGGCCACCGCGCAGCTGGTCTGCGTCTGGCCGTTGACGAAGCCCTTCGGCAGCGACTCGTTCGGGCACTTCTCGAACTTGCCTATGATCGATACGCGCTGTGCCTCGGTGCCGTCCCCGAGCAGGCCCTTGACCTGGGTCACGGAGGAGTGCGACAGGTCCGTGGTGCCGGTGTTCTTGACCGAGTAGCGGATGTAGTACGGGATCATCCCCTTCACTTTGTCGCCGAGCTTGAGCGCGTCCAGGTCGGCGGGGTTGCCCTGCTCGATCGCGGTGACCGTGAGGGCGATCTGGCCGCCCTTGTTGCTTCCGTAGCTGAACGGGATCTCCGCGGCCTCGCCGATCTTGAAGGTCTGGCCGGACTTCGCCGTGCCGTTCGCCCCGGCGGGGGCCTCGCTGCCGCCTGTGGTGGGGGCGGTGGCGCTGGGGCTGGGTGCTTCGGACGGGGCGGCCGGCGAGGCGGACGAGGCGGAATCACTCGGCTGCGCGGGGGCCAGCTCCTCGTTGCCGTTCTTGCATCCGGTCAGGGCCAGGGTGCCGGCGACCGCCAGAACGACCGCGCCGAGGGTGGTGGTACGCATGCTGATGGTGCTCACTCTTCTACTCCCCCATGACTGTGCATCGCCAATGCAATGCCTGTGATCATCTTGATAAAGGATGAGTAAGCGGCTGTGCCAGCCCAGGGGGCGGCCCACAACAGTTCTGTGACATGTCCAGGACGTGAGCGGAACAGTCGGCGCCGGTTTGCAGTCGTCAGGAACGCAAGCGCAAACCCCTCGGGGTGGCGTGGAATCCGGCCGCCTCCAGGGCCCGGCCCAGGGGGGAGGTCAGCGCCGCGGCCGCGTTGATGCGTTCCACCGTGAGGGCCGGGAGGGTGCCCGCGCGCGAGGCCGCGGCCAGGGCGGCCGTGGCAGCCGCGAGGCGGGGATCCTCCGGCGGGGGCCAGGCCAGCAGGGTCTTGCCGCCGCGCTCCAGGTACAGGGTGAGCTCGCCGTCCACCAGGACCACGAGGGAGCCGGCCTTGCGGCCCGGTTTGTGGGTGGCGCCGGCCGGGGGCTCGGGCCAGGGCAGGGCCGCGCCGTACGCGTTCGCCGGGTCGGCGGCCGCGAGGACCACCGCCGCCAGCGGGGGCGGGGTCCGCTCCGCGGCACGGAGGCGGTCCACCGCGCCGTCCATCGCGAACTGGGCCGCGCCCAGTCCCTCGACCACATAGCCCCGACGGGCCTGGCCGCTGTCCTCGAAGGCCGACAGGACGCGGTACACCGCGCTGAAGCCCCCTTCGACGCCCTCCGCCGCCACCGCGCCCCTGGTGACCACGCCGTGCCGGTCCAGCAGGGTGCGGGCCAGGGCGTGGGCCCGGTGGGTCGGGTCGGGGGCCTGGGACGGCAGCAGCGACCAGCGCCCGGAGACCGTGGGCGGGCCGGTACGGGACACGGTCGCGCTGAGCGTGCCGTACCGGCCGCGGGGGACCGTGCGCCGGGCCCGGTGGGCCGTCGCGCCCGCCGTGCGGCCCGACCCCAGCAGCGAGCGCAGCGGGGCCAGGGTGTCGTTGGTGAGCCGGCCCGACCAGGCCAGGTCCCACACCGCCTCGGAAAGGGCGACGTCGGAGACCTCGGGGAAGTCGGCGCGGATCGACTGCGCGATCTGGCGGAAGAACAGGCCGTACCCGCCGGTCAGGGCGGCCAGGACCGCCTGGTGGAGCGGGCTCGGATCCAGCGGGTGCGGCGGGGGCAGGAGCAGGGGGGCCGCGTCCGCCAGGTACAGGGAGATCCAGCCGTCCTTGCCCGGGAGGGCTCCCGCGCCCGCCCAGACCACCTCTCCGGCAGTGGTCAGCTCGTCCAGGAGGCCGGGGGAGTAGCCCGCCACCCGCGACGGGAGGATCAGCCGTTCCAGCGCCGAGGCCGGGACCGGGGCGCCCTGGAGCTGCTCGACCGCCCGGGCCAGTCCGTCGAGGCCGCGCAGGGCTCCGCCCAGGTGCTGCCACTGGGGCAGGAACGTGGCCAGCGAGGTCGGCGGCACGGGCTCCAGCTCCTGGCGGAGCGCGGCGAGGGAGCGGCGGCGCAGCCGGCGCAGCACCGTCGCGTCGCACCATTCCTGGCCGATGCCCGCCGGGTGGAACTCGCCCTGGACCACCCGGCCGGCCGCCGCCAGCCGGTGCAGCGCGCCCTCGGTCACCGCGGTGCCCAGCCCGAAGCGGGTGGCGACGGCGGCCGTGGTGAACGGCCCGTGGGTGCGCGCGTACCGGGCCAGCAGGTCACCGAGCGGGTCCTTGACCGGCTCGGTGAAGGCCTCCGGAACGCCGACGGGGAGCGCCGTGCCCAGCGCGTCCCGCAGCCGGCCCGCGTCCTCGATCGCCGCCCAGTGGTCCGCGCCGCCGATCCGGACCCGGATGGCGCGGCGGGCCTCGGCAAGCTCGTGTGCCCAGGACGGTTCCGCCCCGCGCTCGGTCAGCTCGTCCTGCGTCAGCGGGCCCAGCATGCGCAGCAGGTCGGCCACCGACTCGGGATCCTTGGCCCGCCGGTCCTCGGTCAGCCACTGGAGCTCCCGCTCCAGATCCTCCAGCACCTGCGCGTCGAGGAGCTCGCGCAGCTCCGCCTGGCCGAGCAGCTCGGCCAGCAGCCGGGAGTCCAGCGACAGCGCAGCCGCCCTGCGCTCGGCGAGCGGCGAGTCGCCCTCGTAGAGGAACTGGGCGACGTACCCGAAGAGGAGGGAACGGGCGAAGGGGGAGGGCTCCGGGGTGGTGACCTCGACCAGTCGCACGCGGCGCGCCTCGATGTCCCCCATCAGCTCGGTCAGGCCGGGCACGTCGAAGACGTCCTGGAGGCACTCGCGTACGGCTTCCAGCACGATCGGGAAGGAACCGAACTCCGAGGCCACCTGGAGCAGCTGGGAGGCACGCTGGCGCTGCTGCCACAGCGGGGTGCGCTTGCCCGGACTGCGCCGCGGCAGCAGCAGGGCGCGGGCCGCGCACTCGCGGAAGCGGGAGGCGAAGAGCGCGGAGCCGCCGACCTGGTCGGTGACGATCTGGTTGATGTCGCCGTGGTCGAAGGCGACGTCGGCCGCGCCCAGCGGGGCCTGTTCGTCGTCGAACTCGAACGGCTGCGGAGCCGCGGGGTCGTGGTCCAGCAGGTCCATGGACAGCAGGTCCGCGTCCGGGAGGCGGAGCACGATGCCGTCGTCGGCATGCATCACCTGCGCGTCCATGCCGTACTTCTCGGCGAGGCGGGCGCCCAGCGCGAGCGCCCACGGGGCGTGCACCTGGGCGCCGAAGGGGGAGTGGACCACGACCCGCCAGTCGCCCAGCTCGTCGCGGAAGCGCTCCACCACGATGGTCCGGTCGTCCGGGACGTGGCCGCAGGCCTCACGCTGTTCCGCGAGGTAGGCCAGCACGTTCTCCGCGGCCCAGGCGTCCAGGCCGGCGGCCAGCAGCCGCAGCCGGGCGTCCTCGTCGGTGAGGCCGCCGAGCTCGCGGAGGAACGCGCCGACCGCGCGGCCCAGTTCGAGCGGGCGGCCGAGCTGGTCGCCCTTCCAGAACGGCAGCCGGCCCGGCACCCCGGGGGCCGGGGTGACCAGGACGCGGTCGCGGGTGATGTCCTCGATCCGCCACGAGGTCGTGCCCAGCGTGAAGACGTCCCCGACGCGGGACTCGTAGACCATCTCCTCATCGAGCTCGCCGACCCGGCCGCCGCCCTTCTTCGGGTCCGAGCCGGCCAGGAAGACGCCGAAGAGACCGCGGTCCGGGATCGTGCCGCCTGAGGTCACCGCGAGGCGCTGGGCCCCCGGCCGCCCGGTGATCGTCCCCGCCACCCGGTCCCAGACCACGCGCGGTCTCAGCTCGGCGAACGCGTCCGACGGATAGCGGCCCGCCAGCATGTCCAGCACCGCGGTGAACGCCGACTCCGGCAGCGCGGCGAAGGGCGCCGCCCGCCGCACCAGGGCGAGCAGGTCGTCCAGTTGCCAGGTGTCCATCGCGACCATCGCGACCAGCTGCTGCGCCAGTACGTCCAGGGGGTTGGAGGGGACACGGAGGGACTCGATCGCCCCCGTGCGCATCCGCTCGGTGACCACGGCCGCCTGCACCAGGTCGCCGCGGTACTTGGGGAAGACCACCCCGGTGGAGACCGCGCCCACCTGGTGGCCGGCCCGGCCCACCCGCTGGAGCCCGGACGCCACCGACGGCGGGGACTCCACCTGCACCACCAGGTCCACCGAGCCCATGTCGATGCCCAGCTCCAGGCTGGAGGTGGCGACGACGGCCGGCAGCCTTCCCGCCTTCAGGTCCTCCTCCACGATCGCCCGCTGCTCCTTGGAGACCGAGCCGTGGTGCGCGCGGGCCAGCAGGGGCGGGGCGCCCAGGGCGGCGCCCGACTGGGCCATGATCTCGGCCGGGGGCGAACCCTCCGGCAGCCGCTCGCCCATCGCGCGCTCGTACGCGATCTCGTTGAGCCGGTTGCACAGACGCTCGGCGAGGCGGCGGGAGTTGGCGAAGACGATCGTCGAGCGGTGGGCCTGCACCAGGTCCGCGATCCGCTCCTCCACATGGGGCCAGATCGACGGCTTGTCCCCGCCCTCCCTGCCCTCGGTCGCCGGAGATCCCCCCAACTCGCCCATGTCCTGCACCGGGACGACCACCGACAGGTCGAACTCCTTGGCGGAGGGCGGCTGGACGATCTCCACCTTGCCGCGCGGCGCGAGGTACCGGGCCACCTCGTCCACCGGCCGGACCGTCGCCGACAGCCCGATCCGGCGCGCCGGGCGCGGCAGCAGCTCGTCCAGCCGCTCCAGGGAGAGGGCGAGGTGGGCGCCGCGCTTGGTCCCGGCGACCGCGTGCACCTCGTCCAGGATCACGGTCTCGATCCCGGCGAGGGCGTCCCGGGCGGCCGAGGTCAGCATCAGGAACAGCGACTCGGGGGTGGTGATCAGGATGTCCGGCGGGCGGGTGGCCAGCGCCCGCCGCTCGGCGGGCGGGGTGTCGCCGGAGCGGATCCCGACCCGGATGTCCGGCTCGGGCAGGCCGAGGCGGACGGACTCCTGACGGATCCCGGTCAGCGGGCTGCGGAGATTGCGCTCCACGTCGACGGCCAGGGCCTTCAGGGGTGACACGTACAGGACGCGGCAGCGCTTCTTCGACTCGGCGGGCGGCGGGGTCGAGGCGAGCCGGTCGAGGGCGGCGAGGAACGCGGCCAGGGTCTTGCCGGAGCCGGTCGGAGCCACGACCAGCACGTCCGAGCCCTCCCCGATCGCCCGCCAGGCACCCTCCTGAGCGGTGGTGGGCGTACGGAAGGCCCCCGTGAACCACGAGCGGGTCGCGGGGGAGAACGAGTCGAGCGCAGCGCCTGCCATGCCCCCATCGTGCACCCGGCCACTGACAACGTCCCGGACCTGGGCAAACGTCCGTCACGGGCGGAGCGCAGAATGGGGGGATGGGGACGCGAGAGGGCGGCCGGGAGTGGGCACGGCACTGGCAGTACGCGGAACTGCCCGGGCTGGACCTGCTGCGCGCCCACTACGTCCGCCACACCTTCCCGCGCCACGCCCACGACGGGTACGTCATCGCGGCCGTCACCGGCGGCATCGAGGAGGTCGGCCTGCCGGGCCACGTCGTGCGCGCCGGACCGGGCAGTGTGGTCCTGATCAACCCAGAGGTGCCGCACACCGCGCGCGCCGGGGTCCCCGAGGGCTGGGCGTACGCCACCCTCTACCCCTCCCGCGAGCTGATCACCGAGGTCGCCGACGAGATCGGCACCCTGCGCGGCACTCCCGGCTTCACGGCCGACGTGGTCACCGACCCGCACGGATCGCGGACCATCACCGAGGTGCACCGGGCCGCCGAGGCCGGGAACGCGCTGGCCGCCGACACGCTGCTGCGAGGAGTCGTGGCACGGATGCTGACCCGGCACGCGGGCCCGCTGCCGGCCCGCAGGGCACGGCGCGCGGGCGCCGCCGACGCCGAACGGGCCCGAGCGGTGCTGGCGGAGCGGATGGCCGACCCGCCGTCGCTGGAGCAGCTGGCGGCCGACCTCGGAACCAGCCCCTTCGCGCTGCTGCGGGCCTTCCGCGAGCAGTACGGGATGCCGCCGCACACCTGGCTGACCGACGCCCGGGTCCGGCAGGCCCGCCGGCTGCTCGACGCGGGCACCGCGCCGGCGGAGGCGGCCGTCACCGTCGGCTTCACCGACCAGCCGCACCTGAACCGGCACTTCACCCGCATCGTGGGGGTCCCCCCGGGGGCGTACCGGCGCGAACGGGCCGTCTAGCCTTCCGATCCCGCCGCGCCGGGGCCGACCAGGGCCGACGGGGGCGCGCAAGAACGTACAAGACCATCCGCCCGGGCCCCGCGTAGTTTCGGGGCGTGGGAGAGAAGCAGCTGGTCACAGAGCCAGAGATACGAGAGACAGCAGTGCCCGACGGGCGGCCGCGGGCCGCCGTCATCCGCGACGCGCTCGGGGTCGGGGTGGCCGTCGGGCTGTCCGGGTTCGCCTTCGGGGTGACCGCCGCCGGGGCCGGCATCAGCACGCTCCAGGCCTGCGTGCTGAGCCTGCTCGTCTTCACCGGCGCCTCGCAGTTCGCCCTGGTGGGAGCACTCGCGGCGGGCGGGAATCCGTTCACCGCCGCCGCCGGGGCCTTCTTCCTCGGCACCCGCAACGCCTTCTACGGGCTGCGCCTGTCGCAGCTGCTCGCGCTGCCCCGCGCCGTACGGCCCTTCGCCGCGCACTGGGTGATCGACGAGACCACCGCCGTGGCGCTGGCCCAGCCCGACCGGAGGACGGCCCGGCTCGGCTTCACCGCCACCGGGCTCAGCCTCTACGCGCTGTGGAACCTGACCACCCTGCTCGGCGCGCTCGGCGCCGAGGCCGTCGGGGACACCGAGGCGTGGGGGCTGGACGCCGCCGGGCCCGCCGTGTTCCTGGCCCTGCTCGCGCCGATGCTGAAGACCGGCACCGAGCGGGCCGTGGCCGCCCTCGCGCTCGTCCTCGGGCTCGGATTCCTGCCCGTGCTGCCCGCCGGGGTGCCCGTGCTGATCGCCGCCCTGGCCGCCCCCGTCGTGCTGTGGACGAAGGGACGCCGTCCGTGAACGTCTGGATCGCCATCGGACTGACCGTCGTCGGCTGCTACGCCGTCAAGCTCGCCGGGCTGCTCGTCCCCGCCGGGGCCCTGGAGCGGCCGCTGGTACGCCGGCTGGCCGC
Above is a genomic segment from Streptomyces sp. NBC_01233 containing:
- a CDS encoding AzlC family ABC transporter permease: MVTEPEIRETAVPDGRPRAAVIRDALGVGVAVGLSGFAFGVTAAGAGISTLQACVLSLLVFTGASQFALVGALAAGGNPFTAAAGAFFLGTRNAFYGLRLSQLLALPRAVRPFAAHWVIDETTAVALAQPDRRTARLGFTATGLSLYALWNLTTLLGALGAEAVGDTEAWGLDAAGPAVFLALLAPMLKTGTERAVAALALVLGLGFLPVLPAGVPVLIAALAAPVVLWTKGRRP
- a CDS encoding AraC family transcriptional regulator, whose protein sequence is MGTREGGREWARHWQYAELPGLDLLRAHYVRHTFPRHAHDGYVIAAVTGGIEEVGLPGHVVRAGPGSVVLINPEVPHTARAGVPEGWAYATLYPSRELITEVADEIGTLRGTPGFTADVVTDPHGSRTITEVHRAAEAGNALAADTLLRGVVARMLTRHAGPLPARRARRAGAADAERARAVLAERMADPPSLEQLAADLGTSPFALLRAFREQYGMPPHTWLTDARVRQARRLLDAGTAPAEAAVTVGFTDQPHLNRHFTRIVGVPPGAYRRERAV
- a CDS encoding ATP-dependent helicase, producing MAGAALDSFSPATRSWFTGAFRTPTTAQEGAWRAIGEGSDVLVVAPTGSGKTLAAFLAALDRLASTPPPAESKKRCRVLYVSPLKALAVDVERNLRSPLTGIRQESVRLGLPEPDIRVGIRSGDTPPAERRALATRPPDILITTPESLFLMLTSAARDALAGIETVILDEVHAVAGTKRGAHLALSLERLDELLPRPARRIGLSATVRPVDEVARYLAPRGKVEIVQPPSAKEFDLSVVVPVQDMGELGGSPATEGREGGDKPSIWPHVEERIADLVQAHRSTIVFANSRRLAERLCNRLNEIAYERAMGERLPEGSPPAEIMAQSGAALGAPPLLARAHHGSVSKEQRAIVEEDLKAGRLPAVVATSSLELGIDMGSVDLVVQVESPPSVASGLQRVGRAGHQVGAVSTGVVFPKYRGDLVQAAVVTERMRTGAIESLRVPSNPLDVLAQQLVAMVAMDTWQLDDLLALVRRAAPFAALPESAFTAVLDMLAGRYPSDAFAELRPRVVWDRVAGTITGRPGAQRLAVTSGGTIPDRGLFGVFLAGSDPKKGGGRVGELDEEMVYESRVGDVFTLGTTSWRIEDITRDRVLVTPAPGVPGRLPFWKGDQLGRPLELGRAVGAFLRELGGLTDEDARLRLLAAGLDAWAAENVLAYLAEQREACGHVPDDRTIVVERFRDELGDWRVVVHSPFGAQVHAPWALALGARLAEKYGMDAQVMHADDGIVLRLPDADLLSMDLLDHDPAAPQPFEFDDEQAPLGAADVAFDHGDINQIVTDQVGGSALFASRFRECAARALLLPRRSPGKRTPLWQQRQRASQLLQVASEFGSFPIVLEAVRECLQDVFDVPGLTELMGDIEARRVRLVEVTTPEPSPFARSLLFGYVAQFLYEGDSPLAERRAAALSLDSRLLAELLGQAELRELLDAQVLEDLERELQWLTEDRRAKDPESVADLLRMLGPLTQDELTERGAEPSWAHELAEARRAIRVRIGGADHWAAIEDAGRLRDALGTALPVGVPEAFTEPVKDPLGDLLARYARTHGPFTTAAVATRFGLGTAVTEGALHRLAAAGRVVQGEFHPAGIGQEWCDATVLRRLRRRSLAALRQELEPVPPTSLATFLPQWQHLGGALRGLDGLARAVEQLQGAPVPASALERLILPSRVAGYSPGLLDELTTAGEVVWAGAGALPGKDGWISLYLADAAPLLLPPPHPLDPSPLHQAVLAALTGGYGLFFRQIAQSIRADFPEVSDVALSEAVWDLAWSGRLTNDTLAPLRSLLGSGRTAGATAHRARRTVPRGRYGTLSATVSRTGPPTVSGRWSLLPSQAPDPTHRAHALARTLLDRHGVVTRGAVAAEGVEGGFSAVYRVLSAFEDSGQARRGYVVEGLGAAQFAMDGAVDRLRAAERTPPPLAAVVLAAADPANAYGAALPWPEPPAGATHKPGRKAGSLVVLVDGELTLYLERGGKTLLAWPPPEDPRLAAATAALAAASRAGTLPALTVERINAAAALTSPLGRALEAAGFHATPRGLRLRS